The Alteromonas mediterranea DE genome contains the following window.
TAGATCAAGAATTGCAACATCAGATCCGTAGCCTTGTTGCAATCCTTGATTACTAAACAACTAATGAGGAAAAATTATGGCAACAAATGGTAAATCAGGTGACAACCGCCGACATGGTGCAGTGAGAGACCGCTCTCAAACGCAAACGCCTAGCGGCCATTGGGTTAAACGAGATGCGGATACAGGGAGATTTATGGATGTGAAAACATCAAGCACCGACCCATTCAAGGGCGTAAGGAAAGAAAAGTAGATGAATTATTTCATCTACTTTCTCTGAAGTGTGAATAGTCATCTACCAAATGGCTATTCGGGGCAATACGTCGGAGGATTCATGCCCCCTCAGTCTTGCTTAACATCCTGCAAAGATGAAATTTAAGCATAAACACAGCTACTTCAGATTACAAGAATTTCCTCCTACCCATCGAAGGTTTGCGCTTTCGAGAACTCAACTCAAACGGCTACTCGTAACGAGTATTAGCTTAATTTTTATAATTTGGAGGGTGCGCTATGCAACCTAGTATTCAGCAAGACCATTCGAAGAAAAAAGATAAGATCTTCGAAATTATTGTGAACGGAAGGATGAAATCTGTAGAAGATAAATTCCTAACATTCGTAGAGATCGTCAAATTGGCATTTGGTGAATTCAAAGAATGTCAAAATCAGATATATACCATGACTTTCAAACGTGGAGTCGGAAAAAAAGAGGGTAGCCTGGTTTTGGGCGATAAAGTCAGGATCAAAGATGGAGTGATTTTCAATGTCACAGCAACTAATAAATCTTAGCCCTGATTTACTCAGGCTCCAAAACGAAGGTTATGAAATAACTGTCAAAGACGCACATGCTGTTATTTCTAACATTCCATACGTCGATAGCAGTAAGCAAATCAGGTTTGGCACTTTAGTGTCAGACCTGACCCTTCGGGGCAACATAACGTGTAGACCTTCAAGCCACGTGATGTATTTTCTGGGTGTCCAACCTTGCAATAAAGATGGTTCTCCAATTCAACAGATAATACATAGTTGCAGAAAAGTTCGATTGACTACTGATATATCGCCAGACATGTCATTTTCGAACAAACCACGCAGTGGTTATACTGACTACTATCATAAATTCACTCAATATATATCCATAATTACTGCACCAGCCTACTCGCTAGACCCCAACGTTAAGGCTAAAACGTTCAAGCCTGTACTTACTCCTGAAGAATCTGAAGTATTTAATTACATCGATACCAATTCAGGTAGAGCGGGTATTACTGCTATATCGTCAACATTGAAAGAACAGAAAATCGGCGTTATCGGTTTAGGCGGAACAGGTTCTTACATTTTAGATTTCGTAGCAAAAACCCCAGTGCAAGAAATTCATTTGTTCGATGCGGATGACTTCGTTCAGCACAATGCATTTAGGTCACCTGGAGCGGCATCGCTTTCAGAATTACGGGAAAGACAATCCAAGGTAGACTATCACAAATCTCGCTATCAAAAGATGCACAGGGGAATTGTTAGTCATGCCTGCTTCATTGATGAAGACAATGTAGATATGCTGCGTGGCCTCGATTTTGTATTTATTAGTATTGATGAAGGCTCTGCAAAGAAAGTCATTTTTAATTACCTGACTGCTCAGAAAATTGCTTTCGTTGACGTAGGAATAGGGATTGAAGTTGCTAATGACAAATTAACAGGCATCCTAAGGACAACCCTCAGTACACCTGATAAAAATTCCCATGTTGATAACTATGTTCCCTATCAAACTGGAGAAGAAGACGAATATGCCTCTAACATTCAGATATCTGAGCTAAATGCTCTTAACGCCGTACTTGCCGTTATTAAATGGAAAAAGGTTTGTGGCTATTATCACGACCACATTAAAGAATATAACTCTACGTATACGATAAATGCGCATATGTTAGTTGGGGAGGAAGAATTTGCAGCATAAATTCGTAGACCTCATACCTGACGAGATATCGCCTGATACATTGTTTATATCTCTGGAGTACGGCACTTGTGTTCATTTATGTGGATGTGGTTGTAAAAACGAAGTTGTAACTCCGCTAAGTCCGTCAGACTGGAAGCTTACTTATGATGGGGAAACGATATCGTTGCATCCATCGATAGGTAACTGGTCTTTCGATTGCAGATCACATTATTTTGTAAAAAATAATAAAATCTCATGGTGCAAATATTCTGGTGATGCATTGACGCGGAAGGCTCAGCGAGCTTTGGAGCAACCAAAGAATAAATCTGTATTTAGTAAACTCAAGCAGCTATACAACAGATACTTTTGTTAGTTTGTAAAAGATAAGCAACTCCAGTAGGAGTTGCTTAGTTTTATTTGAGAAGCTTCAGCCATCTGGCTTTGCACGCGTAGAGCCAAGTTTCAGAATCTATGCCGAAAATCACTTCGATCTCATCAGAAAAAAAGCTTAAGAACGTTTTTATATCGCTATGGTAATACAGTAACACCTTCAATGCTGAGGATTTCTCCCTGTACTTACCGCCCCCATCGGCTAGTTCCTCTTCTATAGCTTTGCTGATTGAGATCCCCAACCAGCGACCTACATTATCTCTGTGCAGATAAATATACCTATCGTAACTTACAGTTATCTGAGCATTGTCTTCGGACGCGGTTGCTAGCAATAAAATTGTAGAGTCGTCTCCGACAAATGGTGAGCGGGACTGCCGTACATATTTTCTTACGATGCTTTGCTTGCTGTCTTTCATGTAAATGTTCCTCTTTTTGACCTCAGGAATAATTAGGTATTCGATAGGGAAATTATTCGTCGCCCTTTTCAAACTCAAAATTCATTTGCCCAGAGAAAAAATCTAAATCGTCTTCAGTCCACTCGGCATAAAGCTCAGGCTCGCTCAATACAACGCCGATGAGTTCACGTATCACGGGAAAATATGCAGGATTCGACACAATGTGATTTTGCAAAATGACATTCATAATAACGTCTTCGATATGCTGATTGTTTCTGTACTGACTTCCATCGAACTCATCTCGATAAGCCATAAATGCATTTGCCATGTTATTAAAAATTTCGGATACGATTGCGGAGCATAGATATGTATTTGTAGTCATGAATTTTCCTTTTTGTTGTTATTCATAATTACTTAGTCTCCCTATCAGAAAAATTTCCCTATTACTGACTTATTAAAAGATAAGACTAACTAGGAAAGGAAATAAGACATGACGCATCTATCAGTTGTTGAACAGCCAAAGTATTGCATCTCAGATGATGAGGACTACATTGCTTTATACGAGAACGAAGGCTCGTATATCTATTACGTGAGAAATTATGCAGCTCAAACTGAGTTTCTGCTGCTAAGCATGGATTTAGTGATGTCTTTGGACGAGAAGTTAAGAACCGTAGCGGGCGTTTATTTCACACCCAACTTTTCGGTTTTGAAGCATTTCGAGTCAGAGGTTACACAACACGTACTTACAAGTGCACTTTTGCCTCACTTTCATTACTTGTTCAACTGTAGTGTTTCAAAGTTCATCAAAAGACTTTGAACTACTGAAGCCAGCTTTTCGCTGGCTTTATTTATACCTAACAGGCAAGTGCAAAGCCTTCTCCCCTGTTGTTTTCCCCTCGTAAACGCTTCGATGAATCGCGACGAAGCTCAATAGTTCAACTTCAAACAACAACATGCTAGCTCCTAACTAATAGCCACCAAACTTAATTTTTCAAACAATTTTTTGATTTTAAGGCGCTTTGTGTATGCCTAATCGCTAACATTTACCAAGAAGTAAGTTTTGAGAATGTCTTCGCTCACATCGCAGATTATTTTCACAAAAGCGCAAATGAGGTTGTGTTTATTTCTCGCTTTTCCAAATACACTTTTAACTGTCAGAACAAAATGAGGCTGTACTCGATGGTAACCACTTTATTTTCATTACTGGTTCAACAATTCAATAATGCGTATGTACAACCAAGTGATATCTCAACGTGGTTTGCAGCGAAACCTGCTTCGAAGACGCTTCTTACCGATCTGGCAAAGTATTTCGCACAGTCTAAGGAATTGGATTGTGATATTTCGTTGATGCAAGTGGCTAAGGATTTAGTCGCAAGCAAGTCAGCTAAACTGAGTACCCAAAAAAACATGCAAGATAACAGTCTTCACGAACAGTCTGTGGATGCGCTAAACGCGTTAATGTCTAAACATCAACTTGCCACCCTTTTCTTTCAGCAGCTAGGCAATCGCGCTGTTGTTCCCTTTGCTGAGGCCGCTAAGCTTTTCCAAATTGCGCCAAGTTCGGCGGAAGCAAAGCTGAAAAGCGGAGCTTATAAAGATTTGTGCTACATGGAAGTCGAGAAAGAAAATCGCAAATCTCGTCCCTTGGTAAGCGTGCTAGATCTAGCTGACTACTTTTACAAAAAGAGGGAGGTAGTGGTTCTGGGGGATAGTTCGACTGATTAGATTCAAGCCTAAATTGGCTAAATAGTTGATACATGAAATTTGTTGAAACATACGTTATCAAAATAGCGCTTATGTTTCCGGTATTTGTAACGAGTACGGCCCTCTGAAAGAAGCCTTGCTGTATGAAAAGGGAAGCTTAGCTTCCCTTTCAACAACTATTAATCTTCATCATCCTCGCCACGATATTCATCGTTATTTGGATTCAGTTGGTCAGCATGATTGTCCAAGCTATCCCAATAAGCATCGTTGTTTGGGTTCATGCTGTCGCTTCTGTCGTCATTCGATGTTCTACTCATTATTTTTTACCCCTATTTTGTTGAATCAGCTTTCCACGGTTGCCCATCGCTTGGTCGTACTGCCTATTCGTTCCAGATGTACCTTTATTACGATTGGTCATGTTCGCTGAGTTGTCTTTAGGTTTAATATTTGACATAAGAGCTTCTCCTTGTTTGTTGCTCGATGTGTATTCTGCTTTAATACAATCATCAAAAAAGGGACATTTGAGTGAAATATGTTTGGGGATAAACAAGATATAGGTTTGATGTTTCACGGCCTGCCAAGGCTTTTGATCGATGCATCAAAGCTCATCGAAAGTGAGGCTGATTTTATCGTTAAGTGTGCACGGCTTTTTACTGGCAAAGACACTTATACCCATGACCAACAGTTATTTAGAAATATCAGGGCCGGAACTTCAACAGTCGATGATGTAGTAAATTTTTTTACCCACCTTCCTCATAAAAAAAAGCCTGTCTTCTCTTGGCAACCTGAGTACCAGAAGGGAGATATTGTCGGGGATTGGATCATCATC
Protein-coding sequences here:
- a CDS encoding multiubiquitin domain-containing protein, whose protein sequence is MQPSIQQDHSKKKDKIFEIIVNGRMKSVEDKFLTFVEIVKLAFGEFKECQNQIYTMTFKRGVGKKEGSLVLGDKVRIKDGVIFNVTATNKS
- a CDS encoding ThiF family adenylyltransferase, which translates into the protein MSQQLINLSPDLLRLQNEGYEITVKDAHAVISNIPYVDSSKQIRFGTLVSDLTLRGNITCRPSSHVMYFLGVQPCNKDGSPIQQIIHSCRKVRLTTDISPDMSFSNKPRSGYTDYYHKFTQYISIITAPAYSLDPNVKAKTFKPVLTPEESEVFNYIDTNSGRAGITAISSTLKEQKIGVIGLGGTGSYILDFVAKTPVQEIHLFDADDFVQHNAFRSPGAASLSELRERQSKVDYHKSRYQKMHRGIVSHACFIDEDNVDMLRGLDFVFISIDEGSAKKVIFNYLTAQKIAFVDVGIGIEVANDKLTGILRTTLSTPDKNSHVDNYVPYQTGEEDEYASNIQISELNALNAVLAVIKWKKVCGYYHDHIKEYNSTYTINAHMLVGEEEFAA
- a CDS encoding DUF6527 family protein, with amino-acid sequence MFISLEYGTCVHLCGCGCKNEVVTPLSPSDWKLTYDGETISLHPSIGNWSFDCRSHYFVKNNKISWCKYSGDALTRKAQRALEQPKNKSVFSKLKQLYNRYFC